From a single Miscanthus floridulus cultivar M001 chromosome 8, ASM1932011v1, whole genome shotgun sequence genomic region:
- the LOC136468488 gene encoding uncharacterized protein encodes MNIPDAEVQGEVGSAPASSVASGSTAAAGSAASTAPDVASLVEKALAKLPPEMAAEAKDPKRKAKSRDPGWKFGWWPDIAKKDAVQCVFCKKITPSGISRFKQHLAGSYGDALGCPNCPEIIKQEMDAYIKKNTRSAVVVVPEVQQDSKEGEGDEVAEVEPEKVPSSGTKTKQKQAQAKKKVAQSSIAAYMAAAGSSKPANQKNTKSVVSMLRKTPEEVVSERHKFKTSQPTIEHCTKKENKQVVDDHVADFFYENRIPFNVINSRSWEIMLESIGQCGHGYRSPSYHESREPLLERAVNRTTELRKKHEEAWKEYGCTLMSDGWTDTSHRHLINFLANSPAGTFFLGSVDASSEVADMNLLADLLEKQIDKIGREYVVQIVTDNGSNFKAAGRILMDRILHLFWTPCATHCLNLLLQDIGEIKEFNTVINSAKKVSRFLYKHGRILDLMRQKIGGDLVRPAVTRFATSYLTLASMYKNKQGLRNLVINEEWHNNSMSKSVEGKRVENIIRSVPFWTKLEYCLKASQPLLVALRIADGDETPVAPEITAAMDVAKSTIKESLKDKTELLGQVLALYDKRWDTQMEQKLYGAALFLNPNKFFAIREKDKRQAARLRGMFNQFLWKMVADDNVSTKISQQADDYEQSKGEGFSMPLAIRDKKNPTIGASENLRARNLPRVAASRAVATIQKTYTRNRKRRRGTSTAQDISGGEEDDSDHEADARNEDKEDQDASDPVAPMEEDEDPHGCATDGDGGGFCVDGTLLE; translated from the exons ATGAACATCCCTGATGCTGAAGTTCAAGGAGAAGTTGGTTCTGCTCCAGCCTCCTCAGTTGCATCAGgctctactgctgctgctggttcaGCAGCATCAACTGCTCCTGATGTTGCATCTCTTGTGGAAAAGGCCCTAGCAAAACTGCCTCCAGAAATGGCTGCTGAAGCTAAAGATCCCAAGAGGAAGGCTAAGTCTCGAGACCCTGGATGGAAGTTTGGATGGTGGCCAGATATTGCAAAGAAGGACGCTGTGCAATGTGTTTTTTGTAAGAAGATAACTCCCTCAGGAATTAGTAGGTTCAAACAACACCTTGCTGGAAGCTATGGTGATGCACTTGGATGTCCAAATTGCCCTGAGATTATTAAGCAAGAGATGGATGCTTACATCAAGAAGAATACAAGGTCTGCAGTTGTGGTAGTTCCTGAAGTTCAACAAGATTCTAAAGAGGGTGAAGGTGATGAAGTTGCTGAAGTTGAACCAGAAAAAGTTCCTAGTTCTGGTACAAAGACCAAGCAAAAGCAAGCACAAGCAAAGAAGAAAGTAGCTCAATCTTCCATCGCTGCCTATATGGCTGCTGCTGGTTCATCAAAACCAGCAAATCAAAAGAACACCAAGTCAGTTGTTTCCATGCTTCGGAAGACACCAGAAGAGGTAGTTTCAGAAAGGCACAAATTCAAGACTTCTCAGCCTACTATAGAGCATTGCACAAAGAAAGAGAACAAACAAGTTGTTGATGACCATGTAGCTGATTTCTTTTATGAAAATCGTATACCATTCAATGTCATTAACTCtagaagctgggagattatgctTGAGTCAATTGGACAGTGTGGACATGGGTACCGCTCACCATCCTACCATGAATCTAGGGAGCCATTGTTAGAAAGGGCTGTCAATAGGACAACAGAACTGAGGAAGAAGCATGAGGAAGCTTGGAAAGAGTATGGTTGCACTCTGATGTCTGATGGTTGGACAGATACTAGCCATCGtcatctaatcaattttcttgcAAACAGTCCAGCAGGGACCTTCTTCCTAGGTTCAGTTGATGCATCAAGTGAGGTAGCTGATATGAATTTGCTAGCAGATTTGTTAGAGAAACAAATTGACAAGATTGGGAGGGAATACGTGGTGCAGATTGTCACAGACAATGGGTCCAACTTCAAGGCAGCGGGAAGGATTCTAATGGATAGGATCCTGCACTTGTTTTGGACACCTTGTGCTACCCATTGCCTGAATTTGTTGCTGCAAGACATTGGAGAGATAAAGGAGTTCAACACTGTCATAAATTCAGCAAAGAAGGTGAGCAGATTTCTATACAAGCATGGGAGGATACTTGATCTAATGAGACAGAAAATAGGTGGGGATCTTGTGAGGCCAGCTGTGACTCGATTTGCTACTTCTTATCTCACTTTGGCAAGTATGTATAAAAATAAGCAAGGCTTGAGAAATTTAGTCATCAACGAGGAATGGCACAATAACAGCATGTCTAAGTCTGTTGAAGGCAAACGAGTTGAGAATATTATCCGGTCTGTGCCATTTTGGACTAAATTGGAATATTGCTTGAAAGCTTCACAACCACTTCTCGTTGCTCTAAGGATTGCAGATGGGGATGAGACACCAGTAGCTCCTGAGATCACTGCAgccatggatgttgcaaaaagcaCCATCAAAGAATCTCTAAAAGATAAAACTGAATTACTTGGCCAGGTGCTGGCGTTATATGATAAGAGGTGGGATACCCAAATGGAACAAAAGCTATATGGGGCAGCCCTATTCTTGAATCCAAACAAGTTCTTTGCCATAAGGGAGAAAGACAAGAGACAAGCTGCAAGGTTAAGAGGCATGTTCAATCAATTTCTATGGAAAATGGTGGCTGATGACAATGTGTCAACCAAGATTTCGCAGCAAGCTGATGACTATGAACAATCTAAAGGTGAAGGCTTCTCAATGCCTTTAGCTATAAGGGACAAAAAGAACCCTA CTATTGGTGCATCTGAGAATCTAAGGGCTCGTAACTTGCCTAGGGTTGCTGCTAGCCGTGCTGTAGCCACTATCCAGAAGACCTATACTAGGAACAGGAAGCGTCGTAGGGGGACTTCTACAGCACAAGATATATCTGgaggtgaagaagatgatagtGACCATGAAGCTGATGCAAGAAATGAAGACAAAGAAGATCAAGATGCATCTGATCCTGTGGCACCAATGGAGGAGGATGAAGACCCCCATGGATGTGCAacagatggagatggaggaggCTTTTGTGTAGATGGCACTCTACTTGAGTAG